A segment of the Oceanispirochaeta sp. genome:
CCGCTGGATTCAGGGCCGGAAGAGATTATTCCTTTGTGATTTTGATGGTGACATCTGCCGGAAGGGCCAGATTGCAGGCTGCTTCCAGAGTCTTTATGATCCCCGAAGGAACGGGACAGGCCGCATGAGAACAGTGCTCCGAAGCCAGCTTGTAGACAGGAGACTCTGTCATTGGACCAAAACAGGCGGCATAGGCATCTGTTTCCTTCAGTGACTCCGCCATGGCCCTGATATCAGGACAGTCAGACTGTATCTCCAGGACTGCATTCTGCCCATCCTCGCTTGTGCCTCGGATGGTCGTGTTGAACCCGCAGATCCCGGCACAGATTTCTGTTTTAATCATGGCTTATTCCTTATTTTAATTCTTCATCTGAATCAGGGCAGCTGGCCGCCTGCACCCCGTAGGGCCCGGCGGGTGTGGGATCAAAGTCTTCGACCTGAGACCGAAGCTTATCCCGCCGGGGAAGAGGATTCTTCAACCCATTGCAGTCGACACTGACAAAGGTGACCTTATTAGAAAAGACAAGGACCTCTTCTTCCGCTCCGGGAGCATCCCCATAGACATCCACCTGATAGGTGATAGAGCTGCTCCCCTGATGTACCGGGAGAATATGAAAGCGAAGGATGGAACCATTGATCACGGCCTTTTCAAAGCTGATCCGGTCCATCCCCCTGGTGACCAGTCGGTACCCTGGAAAATCCCTGGCCGCCGTCAGCCAGGCATATTCATCCACCCAGAAGAGCATCTGGCCACCAAAAAGGAATTCATGGTGATTAAGATGCTCCGACCTGACAGTGTTGTAGGTATTCAAAATGCGGTGATGGCCTCCATGCCGTTCTTCTTGATGATATCCAGACCGTGGTCGATGTCTTCCACTTTGAACATAATGACTACTTTGTCATCCATCAGCATCAGTGTCGAGTAGAGGTACTCGATGTTGACCGCATTTTCCTCAAAGATCTGCATGACTTCATGGAGGGCGCCGGGACGGTCGTCCAGACGCACACCGATCACCTGGGTCACACGGGCGGTGAAGTTGTTCTTCTGCAGCAGATCCAGGCACTTATCGGGCTGTTCAGCAATGATTCTGAGAATGCCGAAATCGGCAGTATCTGCTATGGTCATAGCCCTGAGACTGATGTCTCCCTCGGCCAGGATTCTGGTGACTTCTGCCAGGCGGCCGTTTTTATTTTCAAGGAATACGGAAATCTGTTTAATTTTCATGTTATGACTCCTATTTTCAGAGTGAAGTTCATCACTCTGATGATTGTTCCGTGAAGGCCTAAAGGTCTTCTACTATCAGAGTGAATAACATCACTCTGATGAT
Coding sequences within it:
- a CDS encoding acyl-CoA thioesterase, which codes for MNTYNTVRSEHLNHHEFLFGGQMLFWVDEYAWLTAARDFPGYRLVTRGMDRISFEKAVINGSILRFHILPVHQGSSSITYQVDVYGDAPGAEEEVLVFSNKVTFVSVDCNGLKNPLPRRDKLRSQVEDFDPTPAGPYGVQAASCPDSDEELK
- a CDS encoding amino acid-binding protein, encoding MKIKQISVFLENKNGRLAEVTRILAEGDISLRAMTIADTADFGILRIIAEQPDKCLDLLQKNNFTARVTQVIGVRLDDRPGALHEVMQIFEENAVNIEYLYSTLMLMDDKVVIMFKVEDIDHGLDIIKKNGMEAITAF